In Gemmatimonadales bacterium, the sequence ATCTTCATTCTGGCCTCGATCGTGGGCGTCGGGATCACCTTCGTCTACGGCAACGATCTCCCGGCGGCGCTGGAGGGGCTCCGGGGACTCCGCTGGCCGTGGCTCGTGGTGGGCCTCTGTCTCGCGTCGATGGACTGGTTCGGCGGCGGAATGCGGCTCTGGGTCCTTGCCCGCCACATCGTGCCCAATCCCTCGCTCAAGGGCTGTATCCTGGCGGGGGGGATGGGGGCATGGGCGGCGTACATCACGCCGCTCAACTCGGGGGCCGGGCCGATGACGATGTACACTCTCCGGCGCTACGGAATCCCGTTGCCGGTCGCAGTCACCTGCACGCTCATGAGCTTCATTGCGACGGTGGCGTTCTTCGCGATCGCCGGCCCGGCGGCCATCCTCGCGGGGGCGGGCCGCTCGCTCGGCACCAAGGGCGACGTGCTGGGGCTCTCGCTCTACGACCTCTTTCTCGGGAGCCTCTGGGTGGTAGGGGCGATCGGCCTCGCGCTGGCGGCGATCATCGTCTTTCCCCGTGTCGCCGCCGGCCTCGTGCGGCGGATCGCGGAGGCGGTGGGCCGGCGGAGCCGGCGGGTGGCGGGGCGACTCGAGCGGCTCCTCACGGGCATCGACGACGTGCATGCGAGTGTGGTGGCGTTCAACAGCCCCCGCGGCTGGCTCGCGCTGGCCTGGGCATGGCTCCTCTCGGGCCCCTCGCATGCGAACAAGCTGCTCGCCGGCTACGTGACGCTCAGGGTGCTCGGCATCCATGCCAACTTCGTCGACGTCCTGCTGGTGCAGACGCTGGTAATGTTTCTCCTCTACTTCGCGCCCACGCCAGGGGCGTCGGGCATTGCGGAGCTGCTCTCGGCCGCGGTCATGTCGGTGTACGTGCCGCGCGGGCTCACGCCGGTGTACACGGTGATCTGGCGCTGCATCCTGAGCTACTTCACGCTCGCCACCGGCTTCGTGGTGTTCTCCACCTGGGTGCGGCGGGGATTCAAGACGGTGGACGACGGCGCCCTCCCCGAGGCGGCGCGATGACGACGCCGCTCGACGAGCCGCTCGAGCGGGGCTACGATGCGGGCCTCCTTACGCGACTGCTGCGGTATCTCCGGCCCTACAAGGCCATCACCCTCGGCGCAGTCGTGCTTCTGCTCATCGGCGCCGGCCTTACGCTCGTGGGCCCCGAGCTCACCCAGCGCGCGCTGGACGTCGCGATCCCGCACCGCGACCTCGGCCTCCTCGCGACCCTCGCCGCGGTGTACCTCGCGGCACTCGGGCTCGAGTTCGCGGTGCAGTACGGGCAGACGCTCATCACCACGCTCATCGGCCAGCGGGTGATGTACGATCTGCGCACCCAGGTCTTCGGCCACCTGCAGCGACTCAGCATTCCGTACTTCGATCGGCATCCGGTGGGCCGCCTCATGACCCGCGTCACCTCGGATGTGGAGACGCTCAACGAACTGTTCTCCTCCGGCGTGGTCACCGTGTTCGGCGACGTGTTCACGCTGGTGGCGATCATGGTGATGATGCTCGTCACCGAGTGGCGGCTCGCCCTGGTCGCGTTTTCCGTGATCCCGCTCGTGTGGCTCACCGCCTCGATCTTTCGCCGGCAGGTGCGCGACGCCTTCCGTGACATCCGCGTCCGGCTGGCCCGGCTCAACAGTTTCCTGCAGGAGCACCTCTCGGGCGTCAGGGTGGTGCAGCTCTTCGGGCGCGAACGCGCGGCGGCCCGCGAGTTCGACGCGATCAACCGGCACTACCTCGACGCCCATCTCCACTCGATCAAGATCTACGCGGTGTTCTTTCCGGTGATCGAGCTGCTCTCGGCCGTGGCGCTCGCACTCCTCCTCTGGTACGGCGGCGTGCGCACGCTGGGCGGCGATCTCACGGTCGGTGTGCTCGCCGCGTTCGTCCAGCTCACCCGGCGGTTCTTCCAGCCGCTGCAGGATCTCTCGGAAAAGTTCAACCTTCTGCAAAGCGCGATGGCCTCGTCCGAGCGGGTATTCCGGCTGCTCGATGAGCCGGTGACGGTGCCTGAGCCGGCAACGCCGGTGCACCTCACGCGGCCGGTGCGCGGCGAGGTGGCATTCGAGGGTGTCTGGTTCCGTTACTCGGAGCAGGGACCCTGGGTGCTCAAAGACGTCTCGTTCACGGCCACGCCGGGCGAGACCGTTGCCCTGGTGGGGCACACCGGCGCCGGCAAGACGACGATCGTCAGCCTGCTGCTCCGGTTCTACGATCCGGTGCGGGGGCGGATTACGATCGACGGCGTGGACATCCGCGACCTCACGACGGCCGAGCTGCGCGGGCTCATCGGCTTCGTGCAGCAGGATCTCTTTCTGTTCGCCGGCGACGTCATGCACAACCTCACGCTCGACGCGCCCATCTCCGAGGCGGCGGCGCGCGCGGCCGCCCGGCGCACCGGTGCCGACCGCTTCATCGAGCGGCTGCCGCAGACCTATGGCCACGTGCTCGGTGAGCGCGGCCGGAGTCTCAGCGTGGGCGAGCGCCAGCTTCTGAGTTTCGCCCGCGCGCTCGCGCTCGATCCGCGCATCCTCGTGCTGGACGAAGCCACGAGCTCGGTCGACGCCGAAGCGGAAGCGCAGATCCAGGCCGCAATCGCGGAGCTCATGGCCGGGCGCACGAGCATCGTCGTCGCGCATCGGCTCAGCACCATTCTGCATGCCGACGAGATCCTGGTGCTGCACCACGGCGAGATCCGTGAGCGCGGAAATCACCGGGAGCTGCTCGCGCAGCGCGGACTCTACGAACGGCTCTATCAGTTGCAGCTGCGGGGCCAGGATACCCTGCGGAGCGCGTAAGCTTCGTTCGGTGTGCAGGGCGTAACACGCGCCAGCGGGTTTGCTTGCGCCCCCCGAAACCGGCGGGTAGGTTTGCTGGCGACTCACGTACAGCCCGGGGATCCCAGCGGATGATGCAGCTCGAAGTCGGCGGCCGCCGTGTGCCAATTGCCGCCGGAGAGACGGTTGTGGGATCGGGCGCCGGGAGTGGTATGCCGCTCGAGGGCGAGGGCGTTCAGCCCCGCCATGCCATAGTCCAGTGTCTTGCCGACGGTTCCGCGGCCATCCGCC encodes:
- a CDS encoding lysylphosphatidylglycerol synthase transmembrane domain-containing protein, yielding MPLLTPKLLRRGFEIFILASIVGVGITFVYGNDLPAALEGLRGLRWPWLVVGLCLASMDWFGGGMRLWVLARHIVPNPSLKGCILAGGMGAWAAYITPLNSGAGPMTMYTLRRYGIPLPVAVTCTLMSFIATVAFFAIAGPAAILAGAGRSLGTKGDVLGLSLYDLFLGSLWVVGAIGLALAAIIVFPRVAAGLVRRIAEAVGRRSRRVAGRLERLLTGIDDVHASVVAFNSPRGWLALAWAWLLSGPSHANKLLAGYVTLRVLGIHANFVDVLLVQTLVMFLLYFAPTPGASGIAELLSAAVMSVYVPRGLTPVYTVIWRCILSYFTLATGFVVFSTWVRRGFKTVDDGALPEAAR
- a CDS encoding ABC transporter ATP-binding protein, giving the protein MTTPLDEPLERGYDAGLLTRLLRYLRPYKAITLGAVVLLLIGAGLTLVGPELTQRALDVAIPHRDLGLLATLAAVYLAALGLEFAVQYGQTLITTLIGQRVMYDLRTQVFGHLQRLSIPYFDRHPVGRLMTRVTSDVETLNELFSSGVVTVFGDVFTLVAIMVMMLVTEWRLALVAFSVIPLVWLTASIFRRQVRDAFRDIRVRLARLNSFLQEHLSGVRVVQLFGRERAAAREFDAINRHYLDAHLHSIKIYAVFFPVIELLSAVALALLLWYGGVRTLGGDLTVGVLAAFVQLTRRFFQPLQDLSEKFNLLQSAMASSERVFRLLDEPVTVPEPATPVHLTRPVRGEVAFEGVWFRYSEQGPWVLKDVSFTATPGETVALVGHTGAGKTTIVSLLLRFYDPVRGRITIDGVDIRDLTTAELRGLIGFVQQDLFLFAGDVMHNLTLDAPISEAAARAAARRTGADRFIERLPQTYGHVLGERGRSLSVGERQLLSFARALALDPRILVLDEATSSVDAEAEAQIQAAIAELMAGRTSIVVAHRLSTILHADEILVLHHGEIRERGNHRELLAQRGLYERLYQLQLRGQDTLRSA